The following are encoded in a window of Anaerolineae bacterium genomic DNA:
- a CDS encoding glutamate--tRNA ligase translates to MDRPVRVRFAPSPTGPLHIGGARTALFNWLFARHHGGSFILRIEDTDRSRYKAGSLEQIIEGLRWLGLNWDEGPEVGGAYGPYFQSQRTELYREWANWLVANDKAYRCYCTAERLNAIRKSNPSGYDRHCRYLTPEERATHEAQGDPFVIRFKMPLEGTTTVFDEIRGNIVVDNATLTDLVLLKSDGFPTYHLANVVDDHFMAITHIMRAEEWIPTAPVHRQLYEAFGWEMPRIAHLPVILNPSGRGKLSKRSAGRLPDGRRVPVLLHEFREAGYLPEALVNFLTNIGWSFGEDREVFSVEETIARFDLSRVNPAGSKFPLEKLDWLNGVYIRQKTVEDLMPLLRERLEAAGYTVRDEVLRQAIPLIQPRLHSLNDVVEKAGFFFAETVTPTAEDLIQEQMDAASTRTALEAAYGVLAGLPVFETAAIEAALRALAGTLALKPRQLFGVLRVAVTAQAVAPPLFETMAILGRETTLARIAAAQALLVDTPVEG, encoded by the coding sequence GTGGATCGTCCAGTTCGTGTCCGTTTTGCGCCCAGCCCCACCGGCCCATTGCACATCGGTGGGGCGCGGACGGCGCTGTTCAACTGGCTGTTCGCCCGCCATCACGGGGGCAGCTTTATCCTGCGGATTGAAGATACTGATCGCAGTCGCTACAAAGCCGGCTCGCTGGAGCAGATCATCGAGGGTCTGCGCTGGCTGGGCCTGAACTGGGACGAAGGCCCGGAAGTGGGCGGCGCTTACGGCCCGTACTTCCAGTCCCAGCGCACTGAACTCTACCGTGAGTGGGCTAACTGGCTTGTGGCGAACGATAAGGCGTACCGCTGCTACTGCACGGCTGAACGCCTGAACGCGATCCGGAAGTCGAATCCCTCCGGCTATGACCGTCATTGCCGCTACTTGACGCCGGAGGAACGGGCAACCCATGAAGCGCAGGGTGATCCCTTTGTCATTCGCTTCAAGATGCCGCTGGAAGGCACAACCACCGTATTCGACGAGATTCGCGGCAATATCGTGGTGGACAATGCTACACTGACCGACCTGGTGCTGCTGAAGTCGGATGGCTTCCCCACCTATCACCTGGCGAACGTGGTCGACGATCACTTCATGGCCATCACGCACATCATGCGCGCCGAGGAATGGATCCCCACCGCGCCCGTTCACCGTCAGCTCTACGAGGCTTTTGGCTGGGAGATGCCGCGTATCGCCCACCTGCCCGTGATCCTGAATCCCAGCGGGCGGGGGAAGCTCAGCAAACGCTCGGCGGGGCGGCTGCCGGATGGGCGGCGGGTGCCCGTGCTCCTGCACGAATTCCGTGAGGCGGGCTATCTACCGGAGGCACTGGTAAACTTCCTGACCAATATTGGCTGGAGCTTTGGCGAGGATCGCGAAGTTTTCAGCGTGGAAGAGACAATCGCGCGCTTTGACCTGTCACGGGTTAACCCGGCGGGTAGCAAGTTCCCGCTGGAGAAGCTTGACTGGCTCAACGGGGTATACATCCGGCAGAAAACGGTGGAAGATCTGATGCCGTTGCTGCGTGAGCGCCTGGAGGCGGCGGGGTATACCGTGCGCGATGAGGTGCTGCGGCAGGCGATCCCGCTGATCCAGCCGCGTCTGCACTCGCTCAATGACGTGGTAGAGAAGGCTGGCTTCTTCTTTGCGGAAACGGTGACGCCCACGGCGGAAGATCTGATTCAGGAGCAGATGGACGCTGCAAGCACACGGACAGCCCTGGAAGCGGCTTATGGTGTGCTGGCCGGCCTGCCGGTCTTTGAGACCGCGGCCATCGAAGCGGCGCTGCGCGCCCTGGCCGGGACATTGGCGCTCAAGCCACGCCAGCTGTTCGGCGTCCTGCGTGTGGCGGTGACCGCCCAGGCGGTGGCGCCGCCACTGTTTGAGACAATGGCCATCCTGGGCCGGGAGACGACACTGGCCCGGATCGCCGCGGCGCAAGCGCTGCTGGTCGATACACCGGTTGAGGGTTAG